GGCGTATATGATGCAAAAATTATCAGATCTATATCTTCTATTTTGTAGGGAAGATCGGGTAATGCCGACTCTATGGCTTTGCTAGACATATAGTCTATCGTTTCTTCCTGCGAAGCTCTTGAACGAGTTAAGATTCCTGTACGTTGACTTATCCAATCGCTTGTTAATCCGTTTATTTCGGTGAAATAATCGTTTGGAATCCTTGTTTTCGGGACGTAATATCCTATTGAGTTAATAAACATATTAGTGTGTTGTTTTATACTACCTACAACTATTTAGCAATCCTACTATAGATAATTTCCAGATTGGAGGTTGGAACTAAACCCATAATGCGACTTATTTCTTCTCCATTTTTAAGTATCAAAGTACAAGGAACCCCGGATATATTATGTTTCTTATATAATTCGGAGTTCTTATTTACTTCCGATCTGTAAAACTTACTGTTTTTGTTTGTTAGCTGATTTATATTATGCATCATTTTACCACAAATATTTGAGTCTTCTTTGTAAAAAATAATAGACACAATCTCAGTCGA
The Dysgonomonas mossii genome window above contains:
- a CDS encoding thioredoxin family protein codes for the protein MFELKKFRFKTWHFVLLFVLFFILVNIIGLISINGNSYSIENEIAQIEEIYDLSEIENSTEIVSIIFYKEDSNICGKMMHNINQLTNKNSKFYRSEVNKNSELYKKHNISGVPCTLILKNGEEISRIMGLVPTSNLEIIYSRIAK